Below is a window of Halococcus saccharolyticus DSM 5350 DNA.
CCGACACTAACTGTCGGGATGCGGCCCCGACGATCCGATCCGCCGAGCGAGGACGGCAGAGCCCTTACTTCTGTCCCGTCCGACGAAAGCGCATGAGTCGTTCGACGCCCCACCTCGGCCACGTCCATCTCAAGATCCGCGACGTCGAGCGTTCGGTCGCGTTCTACACCGACGTGTTCGATCTCGACGTGAACGATCGCCACGGCCCGTTCGCCTTCCTCTCCTTCGGCGACCATCACCACGACGTCGCCGTCCAAGAAATCGGGGCCGACGCGGCCGGATCGGGACCAGGCGTCGGCCTCTACCACGCCGCGTTCGAGGTCGAGAGCCGCGAGGCACTCCGACGGATCCACGAAACGCTCGACGAACGCGGCGTCCGGGTCGACCCGATCGACCACGGCATCAGCGAGGCGTTGTACTTCGATGATCCGGACGGTAACGGGCTCGAAGTCTATCGCGACACTCGGGTAGAGAACGATCACACCGAGTGGCAGGGGATGAACGAACCGTTCGATCCGATGGCATTGTGAGCGATCGAGAAGTGGACGGGACGACGAGCTGGCGGTTGAAAACGAACCGTCTCAGGGCCAGAGGCCACGCGCTTCGTGGGCCTCTGCCAGCCGGCGGAGCGCGACGATGTAGGCGGCATCGCGCCACGTCGCGTCGTGATCGTCGAACGCCGCGCGGACGTCCTCCCACGCGGTCAGCATCTCGGCTTCGAGTTCCTCGTTGACCTCCTCCAGCGACCACGCTCGGCGGTTGATGTCCTGGAGCCACTCGAAATAGGAGACCGTAACGCCGCCGGCGTTCGCGAGGATGTCGGGAACGACCGGAACGCCGCGCTCCTCGAAGATTTCGTCCGCCGCGGTCGTCGTCGGACCGTTCGCGCCTTCGACCACGATGTCGGCCCGCACGTCGCCGGCGTTCGCTTCGGTCAGGACGTTACCGATCGCCGCCGGGATCAGGACGTCGACGTCGAGTTCGAGGAGGTCGGCGTTCGTGATCGCCTCGGCCCCGGGATAGCCGGTGACGGCCTCTGGCTGTTCCTCGTGCGAACGCACGTCGCTGGTGTCGAGGCCGTCAGGGTCGTAGATCGCGCCGTTGACGTCCGAGACCGCGACGACCGAGGCTCCCCAATCGTCGAGCTGGCGGGCGGCGTTCGCACCCACGCTACCGAACCCCTGGACCGCGACCGTGGTCTCGGCCAGTGGTCGATCGTAGTACTTGCACACCTCGCGCGCGACGATCGCGACGCTCTGGCCAGGAGCCTCCTCGCGGCCGTAGCTCCCGCCGACGACGGGCGGTTTGCCGGTGACGACGCCAGGGATGGTCTCACCCTCCTGCATCGAGTAAGCGTCCATGAACCACGCCATCGTCTCGGCGTCGGTGCCCATGTCGGGGGCCGGGATATCGCGGGTCGGTCCGATGACGTTCCGGAGCTCCTGGGCGAATCGCCGGGTGAGCCGCTCCTTCTCCTCGCCGGAGAGCGATTTCGGATCGACCACGATCCCGCCCTTCGCGCCGCCGAAGGGGAGATCCATCACCGCACACTTCCACGTCATCCACATCGAGAGCCCCACGCACTCCTCGTCGGTGACGCCGGGGTGATAGCGAAGGCCGCCCTTGTAGGGGCCGCGAACGCTGTCGTGCTGGGCGCGGTAGCCCGTAAAGACCTCGACGGTACCGTTGTCACGCTCCATCGGTACCGACACCCGGTGAACCTGGGTCGGGTTCGATAGTCTGGTGACGACGTTCCGATCGATATCGAGCTGTGCGGCCGCGCGCTCTAACTGGCGCTCGGCGGTCTCACGCGCCGATTCCGGCTCTTCTTCCTCCTCACTCTCGTCGGTCTCGGCGGTTGCTGCCGCCATCTCAGCGATCCCCTCGCCAGTAGCTGTCGGCTGCTGTGCGCGCCGCGGTGCTGTCGGCAGTCTGCATTGGCTCGGCTCACGGGCTGCATCTTAATAATACTGATGCTATTACGACATACCTGTGCATACTATTCAATATAAGGTTCACGTGACGACGTGTCGCTCCCGCTGTTCGGGCGGTTTCAGGGAGCTTTTAGGCGACTCCCACCAATAGCCAGCAATGACACGAATCGTCGTCGTCGACAACCACGGCCAGTTCACTCACCTCGAAGGCCGGGCGTTGCGCGACATCGGCGTCGAGACCGCAATCGTCGACAACACCACCGCACCCGACGAGATCGACGCCGACGGACTGGTGCTCTCTGGTGGCCCCTCGATCGACGAGAGCGGTCGATGTGACGAGTATCTCGATCTCGGCGTCCCGGTTCTCGGCATCTGTCTCGGAATGCAGGTCATCGCGGACGAACTCGGTGGAGCCGTCGGTGCCGGCGACTACGGTGGCTACGCCGACGTCACGGTCGACATCGACGATTCCGACGATCCACTTGTGGGGTCGCTCGCGCCAGAAACCCGTGTCTGGGCGAGCCACGCCGACGAGGTGGTCGAACTTCCTGAAGGATTCGTCCGCACGGGCAGCAGCGATGTCTGTGACATCGAGTCGATGAGCGATCCCGACCGTGGGCTCTACGGCGTCCAGTGGCATCCCGAGGTCGCCCACACTGCGGAGGGTGAGGCGGTCTTCGAGAACTTCCGGGCTATCTGTGAGTCCTAACCTGCCGGCGAGTAGTGGGGTTTTACCTGCTCGCGCGCGGTGTCGTCGCCAATGACGGCGACTCAGGGCGATCTCGCGGCGCTCTCGCGGTACGTGTTCCGCGCACCGCGGTGGTACGCGAGTCTGGGGTTCGCGCTGGTGGTCGCCGCGCTCGCAGGTGTCGTAGCGTTCGACTCGCGGTTCGTCCTCGAGGACGCGTGGCAAGGGGTGTTCTTCATCGGGGTTCCGACCGTCGTGGCGGCGGTGCTCACGCCGCCGGTCGACCGCCGACTCGGTGGGCAGCTCACACCGAACCGAGCCTCCCTGCTTGCGCTCGTGTGCGAACTCCTCCTCGTCGTCGTACTCGTCGTGGCGGGGCTCGTCGTGCTGCTCACGCCGCTCGGGCAGGGGTTCGTCTTCGACGCGCTGACCATCGGGCTGGCGGCAGTGTTCGCGCTCCGCTTGCTCGCCGTAATGGCGATCTCGCGCAAATCGTTGCTCGCCGCGAGCGTTCCCGCGAGCATCCAGACCGCGACGGTCGCGCTCCTCGTGTTCGTCTACAGCGGCACGATGCGGTACGTCGAGGTCGGCGGCCCGCTGGTACGCTCGTTTCTCTCCCGGCCGACGCGTGGCCCCGCGGAGTTCCAGGCGGTCGAACCGCTCGACTTCGCGCTCCTCGGGGTGACCTGCGTGCTGTATGCGGTCGGGGTCAGAGTGTTCGTCGCCGCGATCGACCGGCCGTGGCGACGGAGCCTCGGCGTGAGCGTCCTCGATTTCCTCCGTGGGTTCATCGGCCATATCGCCGAGGGAACGAGAGAGTTGGAGGCGTTCTTCGAGTCGCTCGGCGAGGAGGCGATCGTCCCCGTCTCGGTGCTCTCGGCCCGCCGGTCCGACGGCACCGAGAAAGCCCGCTTCGTCCTCCCGATGATCCATCCCGGCCCGATGGGCGAGATCGGCGGGGGCAACCTTCCCGAGCGAGTCGCCGAGAGCGCCGACGGACTCGGCTTCCCGCCACACGCAACTGCCGGTCACGACTTCAATCTCGTGACCGAGCGCGAGGTCGATACGGTGCTCGACGCGGTTTCACGTGCACACGAGCGCATCGAGTACACCGAGACCGCGACCCCGAGTCGGCGCACGACCGTCGGTGAGGCCACCGTGACCGGCCACGCTATCGGCGACAGCGCGCTGCTCGTGGCGACGTACGCCCCGGGATTCGCCGACGACATCGACTACTCCGTGGGGCTCTCGGCGGCCGCGGA
It encodes the following:
- a CDS encoding GMP synthase subunit A, whose protein sequence is MTRIVVVDNHGQFTHLEGRALRDIGVETAIVDNTTAPDEIDADGLVLSGGPSIDESGRCDEYLDLGVPVLGICLGMQVIADELGGAVGAGDYGGYADVTVDIDDSDDPLVGSLAPETRVWASHADEVVELPEGFVRTGSSDVCDIESMSDPDRGLYGVQWHPEVAHTAEGEAVFENFRAICES
- a CDS encoding VOC family protein → MSRSTPHLGHVHLKIRDVERSVAFYTDVFDLDVNDRHGPFAFLSFGDHHHDVAVQEIGADAAGSGPGVGLYHAAFEVESREALRRIHETLDERGVRVDPIDHGISEALYFDDPDGNGLEVYRDTRVENDHTEWQGMNEPFDPMAL
- a CDS encoding DUF2070 family protein: MTATQGDLAALSRYVFRAPRWYASLGFALVVAALAGVVAFDSRFVLEDAWQGVFFIGVPTVVAAVLTPPVDRRLGGQLTPNRASLLALVCELLLVVVLVVAGLVVLLTPLGQGFVFDALTIGLAAVFALRLLAVMAISRKSLLAASVPASIQTATVALLVFVYSGTMRYVEVGGPLVRSFLSRPTRGPAEFQAVEPLDFALLGVTCVLYAVGVRVFVAAIDRPWRRSLGVSVLDFLRGFIGHIAEGTRELEAFFESLGEEAIVPVSVLSARRSDGTEKARFVLPMIHPGPMGEIGGGNLPERVAESADGLGFPPHATAGHDFNLVTEREVDTVLDAVSRAHERIEYTETATPSRRTTVGEATVTGHAIGDSALLVATYAPGFADDIDYSVGLSAAAEARTRGLADVLLADAHNSNNGLDGPDLGHVVPGSQRSFDLMEATGAVADDLADAPQATLKLGVAWDETPWEPTDGIGPLGIRVAVFDVGGDTTAYVLVDGNNMEPGLRDAIVDSLPVDTAEVLTTDTHVVNTVDSTNQVGGAIDGDELTARIVALVEEARADCEPVAAGMATERARVTVFGNDRTEALASHANAMIGMGGALAAALILALMAVSVLLFFLA
- the gdhB gene encoding glutamate dehydrogenase GdhB produces the protein MAAATAETDESEEEEEPESARETAERQLERAAAQLDIDRNVVTRLSNPTQVHRVSVPMERDNGTVEVFTGYRAQHDSVRGPYKGGLRYHPGVTDEECVGLSMWMTWKCAVMDLPFGGAKGGIVVDPKSLSGEEKERLTRRFAQELRNVIGPTRDIPAPDMGTDAETMAWFMDAYSMQEGETIPGVVTGKPPVVGGSYGREEAPGQSVAIVAREVCKYYDRPLAETTVAVQGFGSVGANAARQLDDWGASVVAVSDVNGAIYDPDGLDTSDVRSHEEQPEAVTGYPGAEAITNADLLELDVDVLIPAAIGNVLTEANAGDVRADIVVEGANGPTTTAADEIFEERGVPVVPDILANAGGVTVSYFEWLQDINRRAWSLEEVNEELEAEMLTAWEDVRAAFDDHDATWRDAAYIVALRRLAEAHEARGLWP